The following DNA comes from Tepidanaerobacter syntrophicus.
TGATGCCGATTATCGGCCGTCTTACATCTTCCTCGGATACGCCCATAGCAAAAAGCAGTGCATTTCGGTGATCCAGGGATTCTCTGTTCCATTTACGAATCATTCATCATTACCTCCAAAATTTTGCGTTAACCTCCAAGATATGCCTTTTTAACCTCCTCAGAATTTAGCAGTTCGCAGCCAGTGCCTGTAAGTTTTATCCTCCCGTTTTCTATAACATAGGCTCTATCGCATATATTCAACGCTTTTCGTGCATTTTGTTCAACTAGTAGGACTGTAACTCCGCTTTCGCGAATTTGCTCGATGAGATTATAAACTTGATTTACCACAAGAGGCGCAAGTCCGAGGGACGGCTCATCAAGAAGTATCAGCTTTGGATTTGACATAAGACCTCGGGCAATTGCCAGCATTTGCTGCTCACCGCCGGAAAGTGTGCCGGCGAATTGGTTTTTTCGGTCTTTTAAGATAGGAAAAAGTTCATAGTTCTTTCTTAAGTTTTCCTGAAGCTCTTTTCCGCTGAGCAAGTAGCCTCCTACCAGTAAGTTTTCTTCTACGGTAAGCCCTGAAAAAACTCGGCGTCCTTCAGGAACATGGACAACACCTTTTTTTACTACTTTATGAGGCACAGAAGGAAGAGGCTCGCCTAAAAACATTATTTTTCCGGAAACAGGCTTTAACTGACCGCTGATGCAGCGCAAAAGGGTAGTCTTTCCTGCTCCGTTGGATCCTATGATGCTTACTATCTGCCCCTGCTGCGCTTCAACGGTAACATCTTTTAATGCTTCAATGTATCCGTAACTTGCGCTTAAGTTTTCGACTTTTAGCATTCCGCATCCTCCTCTCCCAGATACGCCTCAATAACTTCCGGATTTGATCTGACTTCATCCGGCGTGCCTACCGCAATGGTCTTGCCAAAGTTTAAAACATAGATTTTATGGGAAATCCCCATAACAAGTTCCAATCTGTGCTCAATGAGTAAAACCGCAAAACCCAGCTCAGAGCACAGTCTGCCAATAAGTTCGGTCAGCTCTTTGACTTCTGTAGGGTTAAGGCCGGCTGCCGGTTCGTCTAAAAGCAGGACTTTCGGCTGGCAGGTAAGAGCGCGAGCGATTTCCAGGCGCCTTTGCAAGCCATATGGCAGGCTTTCCGGTTTTTCATTGGCATATT
Coding sequences within:
- a CDS encoding ABC transporter ATP-binding protein encodes the protein MLKVENLSASYGYIEALKDVTVEAQQGQIVSIIGSNGAGKTTLLRCISGQLKPVSGKIMFLGEPLPSVPHKVVKKGVVHVPEGRRVFSGLTVEENLLVGGYLLSGKELQENLRKNYELFPILKDRKNQFAGTLSGGEQQMLAIARGLMSNPKLILLDEPSLGLAPLVVNQVYNLIEQIRESGVTVLLVEQNARKALNICDRAYVIENGRIKLTGTGCELLNSEEVKKAYLGG